Proteins co-encoded in one Prunus persica cultivar Lovell chromosome G6, Prunus_persica_NCBIv2, whole genome shotgun sequence genomic window:
- the LOC18774791 gene encoding UPF0481 protein At3g47200, translating into MSNSGEETEASYERQCYNKVEKASEALNIFEVPNKLRKVKEDAYSPRLVSIGIYHRQKHELAAMQEHKYRYRRFFEKRLNESATSLKSFEEFFIHPLGYKVASSYVGRRSTSTRDIVLDGVFILELFLRYYQHYNLNMMLEEQSDDPIFNTIWIIPALRQDLALVENQIPFFILQTLFEAIKPHLKANGKQAPNSLTSLALHFFEPAAMKNQKAIIKGVDDPPGGTEGYKHLLDLLHKFYLPSQPKSTNNKQHPAGAGDSSIINITNIDIPGSGSYNNWGFNYCASQLLESGIEIERQSSEKHLLNITFSKGVIRIPSLFIDDNISLLRNLIAYEQYSISSNHITSYPILLKSLIRSSKDIKILRQRRIINSNWIDDEVYLAQCHSILDEVVVKDFCFADLCNQVNAYARKFWFRRRLKSLYRTYFSTAWSLISFIAAFCLFVLTVIQTYYAIHPR; encoded by the exons ATGAGCAACTCAGGAGAG GAAACGGAAGCAAGCTATGAGCGACAGTGCTATAACAAAGTGGAGAAAGCGTCAGAGGCATTGAACATCTTTGAAGTTCCAAATAAACTTCGAAAAGTGAAGGAGGATGCCTATAGCCCTCGCCTTGTCTCAATTGGGATTTACCATCGGCAAAAGCATGAGCTTGCAGCTATGCAAGAGCATAAATATCGTTACAGGAGATTCTTTGAGAAGCGTTTGAATGAGTCTGCCACATCCCTTAAGAGCTTTGAAGAGTTTTTCATTCATCCCTTAGGTTACAAGGTTGCAAGCAGCTACGTTGGAAGAAGGAGTACTAGCACACGTGACATAGTACTTGATGGCGTCTTCATATTGGAACTTTTCCTCAGGTATTATCAACACTACAACTTAAACATGATGTTAGAAGAGCAATCTGATGACCCAATATTCAATACTATCTGGATAATTCCAGCACTTCGCCAGGATCTAGCTTTAGTTGAAAACCAGATCCCCTTTTTTATTCTCCAAACTCTGTTTGAGGCTATCAAGCCTCATCTCAAGGCCAACGGCAAGCAAGCACCGAACTCGCTCACTAGCCTTGCTCTTCATTTCTTTGAACCTGCAGCTATGAAGAACCAAAAGGCAATAATAAAAGGAGTTGATGATCCTCCTGGCGGCACAGAGGGCTACAAGCATCTGCTTGATCTCTTGCACAAATTCTATCTCCCAAGTCAGCCTAAGAGTACTAATAATAAGCAGCACCCTGCTGGGGCTGGTGATTCCTCAATTATCAACATCACCAATATTGATATCCCTGGAAGTGGAAGCTATAACAATTGGGGATTCAATTATTGCGCTTCACAacttttggaatctgggatcGAGATTGAAAGACAGTCAAGCGAGAAACACTTGCTGAACATAACTTTCAGCAAGGGAGTGATCAGAATCCCATCATTGTTCATAGACGACAACATTTCACTCTTGAGAAACCTGATTGCCTACGAGCAGTACAGCATCAGCAGTAATCACATCACCTCATATCCCATCCTCCTGAAAAGCCTCATCCGTTCCTCAAAGGACATCAAAATACTTCGGCAAAGAAGGATCATAAATTCCAATTGGATTGACGATGAAGTATATTTGGCTCAATGCCACAGTATTCTAGATGAGGTTGTTGTCAAGGACTTCTGTTTTGCTGACTTGTGCAACCAAGTGAACGCATACGCTCGTAAATTCTGGTTTCGCAGACGTTTGAAGTCCCTCTATCGCACTTATTTCTCAACTGCATGGAGCTTGATATCGTTCATTGCTGCGTTTTGCCTTTTCGTTCTAACTGTCATACAAACATACTATGCCATTCACCCTCGCTAG